The following coding sequences lie in one Bacteroidota bacterium genomic window:
- a CDS encoding choice-of-anchor J domain-containing protein, producing the protein MTLSSTVFPPSGLTFTFTPPAPPSCLPPTALTATPTSPTTADIGWTAPTAPPANGYEWEVRTSGAGGSGATGLVANGSTGAGVTTASVTGLTGGETYNLYVRSACGGLDFSNWAGPTTFSTPCSPVAPPFFEGFSTTTVPACWNTTGWLIGSTAAIGGNPGNSIYKNLWSSATSGVFTLVPIGPLTDGMIFSFDYKLANYSAPNDPPAIGSGNFVIEYSTNFGSSWNNLATVTNNGVAGWQPLSYPLTGLTGQTVVFRITGNWTSGDYYLGFDNFNLDAPPTCFPPTALTATPTSPTTANIGWTAPTTPPANGYEWEVRTSGAGGSGATGLVASGSTGAGVTTASVTGLTGGETYNLYVRSACGGSDFSNWAGPTTFSTPCDATNIPYVQDFESVTPPAIPACTQVVQAGSGNLWATAAVSANGFNSKVLRYAYNASNPANTWFFTQGINLTAGTEYRIRYKYGNNSTTYTEKMKVAYGTAPNPTAMTNELADHPNINQATAQNNLVIFTPSTRGVYYFGFQAYSIANQFYLYLDDIIIELVPPPCTVPGAQPTALNLTATSNSVSGTFTASPSANGYLVVRHTTNNLGGTPTNNTLYAPGDAIGDGTVVYQGNLTEFNATGLDGGTQYFFFVFAYNLSETCTGPVYRTTSPLTGNITTAPAAPASFTATPTGSTTMAFTVTPNANNNAILVAWNTSNTFGIPSGTYTPGAQIPGGGTVHYAGLASGLYPQTGLSPATQYFYRVWSVAAGPVYSTTFVDANATTLFGTPYLQNFDASPTGTTLPSGWTSYASNTGSDARPWTISNNTTIGNVTPPNFVGVFYHATLPKNEWMVSPGIQLTAGQPYLIRFYVRAPGWAGTPEKMKVTVAGSNTLSAISSGTVLWNNPNMIIPTYQEQIINFTPTTTGPHYFGWHAYSVADVDYIAVDNVRIEEQPAFQFTPEQADFRDIYTGMQSAPIQFTLTNNRNTAITVSSVNITGTNADQFMKQDANTYPLTIPANGTATVSVVFKPTTPGQKNAQLQVVENNGTWTAPLTGRGYVHSPQNLTATPVAPTHVQLNWQAPIFPANEIRYDDNTAESWFWVADPSATTHMFNVKITIPQNGQLTHIAVLTRVNTGAPTGWENIMLCPDDAGKPNLGAPIQAFSNVPVTSTTGEWVILPLTTPLNVTAGQTYYIVTQWPAGSSVGPFVGTDNSPSYGRSQWTNNSGTAWNNVANNFMMRAYMNIASKGELVLKSGDANPALMYLPVSEVMQRTSDVKPESIGLSYEAPAIIASGEAAEGKNPTGYVVYRGTSTGNYDTQFNVSGTSYLDETTAGASIYFYAVAAVYPQGQGLSNEVSVSTLCTTLPIPYVQNFDGSAIPPCWTQTYSGALTSNRWATSNTSLAGGQAWEMKATYQSGVGVSRLISPAFNTTGESQITLQFRHFYDAFSSTPWPVVKIQSSPDGINWTDEGWSIQTGTNVGPELVSTTILNNVGGTTYVAWVIDGDHYNFDYWYVDNVLVAAGMSVTATSQNLSCFESNDGSISLEVIGGVPPYNFLWFGPDGFTSTDQNLTGLAAGTYTYTVFDANNVQVSNSVTLTQPAAIPAPTVGNVTVTYNGMLHTVTATPAAGTDLVWYDAATGGNVTTAPLATNAGIYTAWAVSKNTATGCESARVQATLTINKKQLTVTADNKTVCQNQPLPELTFSYSGFVTGEGPENLDAQPVASTTAVAGGPAGTYPITLSGGASNNYEFTYVNATLTMISSPVVNAGGDGAVCTSESFPIVAATASNYTTVLWTTSGNGTFSNPNIVNPVYTPGSQDIANGSVVLTITGDPGSQCSMSSSMTLTLQNDLPVSVTISQVTPEICIGAPATFQATPVNGGLAPSYQWKVNGVNAGTNSATFTYVPVNGDIVTVVLTSSIGCALNNPATSNPIVVNVTGNLIAGVSISASATTVCTGTPVTFTAMPVNGGQNPSYQWKVNGNDAGTNSAVFTYTPANGDVVTVVMTSNHACAVQPVATSNAITMNVEPPLLELAANPTRGGTVSGGGNYAFGTQVPVVATPTPGWEFVNWKDKNGVVVSTSPAFSFTITECYELLTATFSSTAKIAGQIKLFNAAETVVPSPNNRSVFYVQLFEGGQPVSDRQLVSYNFENNLDSYFEFIGAESAKTYTLRVWEQANQTFLGTSWMWNNWGGLSSIDALILGFMGAGNPVLTSLPWIAPVAVPDYTALFTKVADLNSSGDLTGLDGLLLQYRIVNDPTYHPLPGGTHDFQLATVRLENHAAKAYPQAPSSVFTPFGVYQAGSVASGVYYEATLTGLQDGLNVYNVYLVPTGDLNASHNISGNSKSNASLAFEGVISASKGDEIVLPVVADRNLMLGAAGLGLKYNKQLIELISVEGFPVHYIDTKAGEVRMSKVEVNGFSINQGQAIATLRVRLLADVHAGTPLFELLPMTEFVSTNLNIEAVTLKTAFIETGSGNGELSASLMHSIFPNPASNAATLQYTLPVDSKVKVVVYNNLGQEVATLLDANQQAGTQQLTIQRADLHGAGSYFYRIIAEGAQRTYSVRGTFVMTR; encoded by the coding sequence ATGACGCTCAGCTCAACAGTTTTTCCTCCAAGTGGCTTAACTTTTACCTTCACCCCGCCAGCCCCCCCCTCCTGTCTGCCACCCACAGCGCTCACTGCCACACCCACCAGCCCAACCACCGCCGATATCGGATGGACTGCACCTACCGCACCTCCAGCCAACGGGTATGAATGGGAAGTACGCACCTCCGGCGCCGGTGGAAGCGGGGCTACCGGTTTGGTAGCAAATGGAAGTACAGGAGCGGGAGTTACGACCGCCAGCGTAACCGGACTCACCGGGGGTGAGACATATAATTTATATGTGCGCTCGGCTTGTGGCGGTTTAGACTTTAGCAACTGGGCAGGGCCGACAACTTTCAGCACGCCATGCAGCCCAGTAGCTCCGCCATTTTTTGAAGGTTTCAGCACCACCACAGTTCCAGCGTGTTGGAATACTACTGGCTGGCTTATTGGCTCCACAGCAGCAATTGGTGGCAATCCCGGAAATAGTATTTACAAAAATTTATGGAGCTCTGCTACAAGTGGCGTTTTCACGTTGGTCCCTATTGGACCCTTGACAGATGGCATGATTTTTAGTTTTGATTACAAATTAGCAAATTACTCGGCTCCAAATGATCCTCCAGCAATTGGATCTGGCAACTTTGTTATCGAATACAGCACAAATTTTGGTTCAAGCTGGAACAATCTGGCTACAGTAACTAACAACGGTGTGGCTGGATGGCAGCCATTATCCTATCCCCTAACTGGGCTAACAGGTCAAACTGTAGTATTCCGCATAACCGGAAACTGGACCAGTGGCGATTACTACCTTGGATTTGATAACTTCAACCTTGATGCACCTCCTACATGTTTTCCACCCACAGCGCTCACTGCCACACCCACCAGCCCAACCACAGCCAATATCGGATGGACTGCACCTACCACGCCACCGGCCAACGGGTATGAATGGGAAGTACGCACCTCCGGCGCCGGTGGAAGCGGGGCTACCGGTTTGGTAGCAAGTGGAAGTACAGGAGCGGGAGTTACGACCGCGAGCGTAACCGGACTCACCGGTGGAGAGACCTACAATTTATACGTTCGCTCGGCTTGTGGCGGTTCAGACTTTAGCAACTGGGCAGGGCCGACAACTTTCAGCACGCCTTGTGATGCAACCAACATACCCTACGTTCAGGATTTCGAGAGCGTTACCCCCCCGGCTATTCCTGCATGTACACAGGTTGTTCAGGCCGGAAGCGGTAATTTGTGGGCCACAGCAGCAGTATCTGCCAATGGTTTTAACTCCAAAGTACTCCGTTATGCCTATAATGCCAGTAACCCAGCTAATACCTGGTTTTTCACCCAGGGAATCAATTTAACAGCCGGGACCGAGTACCGCATCCGTTACAAATACGGGAACAACTCAACCACCTACACAGAAAAAATGAAAGTGGCCTATGGCACAGCACCCAATCCTACTGCAATGACAAATGAGCTTGCCGACCATCCCAACATCAACCAGGCAACGGCACAAAACAACTTGGTTATTTTCACACCATCCACCAGAGGAGTCTATTACTTTGGTTTTCAGGCATATTCAATAGCTAATCAGTTTTATCTCTATCTGGATGACATCATCATCGAATTGGTTCCCCCGCCTTGTACTGTTCCCGGCGCCCAGCCCACAGCCCTCAACCTGACAGCCACCAGCAACAGTGTGAGCGGCACTTTCACGGCCTCTCCATCTGCCAATGGCTACCTGGTTGTTCGCCACACCACCAACAACCTGGGTGGAACCCCCACCAATAACACCCTTTATGCTCCAGGTGATGCCATTGGTGATGGCACCGTTGTCTATCAGGGCAACCTGACAGAATTCAACGCCACAGGTCTGGATGGTGGCACGCAATACTTCTTCTTTGTGTTTGCTTACAACCTGTCGGAGACCTGTACCGGTCCGGTGTACCGCACCACTTCGCCGCTCACAGGAAACATCACTACTGCTCCTGCAGCGCCGGCATCGTTTACAGCCACCCCAACAGGCTCCACCACCATGGCATTCACTGTTACCCCCAATGCAAACAACAATGCCATCCTTGTCGCCTGGAACACTTCAAACACCTTTGGCATCCCTTCGGGCACCTACACCCCCGGAGCTCAAATCCCCGGTGGCGGCACCGTACACTATGCAGGTCTGGCCTCCGGACTTTATCCCCAGACGGGTTTAAGTCCCGCAACTCAATACTTCTACAGGGTGTGGTCGGTTGCCGCAGGCCCCGTTTATTCAACAACCTTTGTCGACGCCAATGCAACCACCCTGTTTGGCACGCCTTACTTACAAAATTTTGATGCTTCTCCTACAGGCACCACACTGCCTTCGGGCTGGACAAGCTATGCATCCAATACCGGTTCTGATGCACGTCCCTGGACCATCAGCAACAACACAACCATAGGTAATGTTACACCTCCAAATTTTGTTGGTGTATTTTACCATGCTACTTTACCCAAGAACGAATGGATGGTTTCTCCTGGTATTCAACTCACTGCCGGACAGCCCTATCTGATCCGTTTTTATGTCAGAGCTCCCGGTTGGGCCGGTACACCTGAAAAGATGAAAGTGACAGTAGCGGGTAGCAACACCCTGTCTGCAATCAGCTCTGGAACCGTGCTTTGGAACAACCCCAATATGATTATTCCGACCTATCAGGAACAAATCATCAACTTCACTCCCACAACCACCGGACCGCACTATTTTGGCTGGCATGCCTACTCGGTGGCCGACGTTGACTACATTGCCGTGGATAATGTGCGCATCGAAGAACAACCGGCATTCCAGTTCACACCTGAACAGGCCGACTTCCGTGATATTTATACAGGAATGCAGTCTGCCCCAATTCAGTTTACCCTAACTAACAACCGTAACACGGCCATCACTGTCAGCTCTGTAAACATAACCGGCACCAATGCGGACCAGTTTATGAAGCAGGATGCCAATACTTATCCACTTACTATTCCTGCTAATGGCACAGCCACGGTGAGTGTAGTTTTCAAACCCACCACACCCGGCCAGAAGAACGCCCAGTTGCAGGTTGTTGAGAACAATGGCACATGGACGGCGCCGCTCACAGGCCGTGGTTATGTGCACAGTCCGCAAAACCTCACGGCTACACCTGTAGCGCCAACCCATGTACAGTTGAACTGGCAGGCACCCATCTTCCCTGCAAACGAAATCAGATACGATGACAATACTGCCGAAAGCTGGTTCTGGGTGGCAGACCCCTCGGCGACAACACATATGTTCAACGTGAAAATAACCATTCCACAAAATGGCCAGCTCACGCACATTGCTGTACTGACGAGAGTAAATACAGGCGCGCCTACCGGATGGGAAAATATCATGCTATGTCCGGACGATGCCGGCAAACCTAATCTGGGTGCACCCATTCAGGCTTTCAGCAACGTGCCTGTTACCTCAACTACCGGCGAATGGGTTATTTTGCCGTTGACCACACCTCTCAACGTCACCGCAGGTCAGACCTATTACATTGTGACACAGTGGCCTGCCGGAAGCTCTGTCGGGCCATTCGTAGGAACGGATAACAGCCCAAGCTATGGCCGCAGTCAGTGGACCAACAACAGTGGAACAGCCTGGAACAATGTGGCCAACAACTTCATGATGCGTGCTTACATGAATATTGCCTCCAAAGGCGAGCTTGTGCTCAAATCGGGCGATGCCAATCCTGCGTTGATGTACCTGCCTGTTTCGGAGGTGATGCAAAGAACTTCAGATGTTAAACCCGAATCCATCGGCCTCAGCTATGAAGCCCCAGCAATTATTGCAAGCGGTGAGGCAGCCGAGGGTAAAAATCCGACCGGATATGTGGTTTACCGCGGAACCTCAACCGGTAATTACGACACACAGTTTAATGTTTCCGGCACAAGTTACCTTGATGAAACGACTGCCGGTGCAAGCATCTATTTCTATGCTGTAGCCGCTGTTTATCCGCAGGGTCAGGGCCTTAGCAACGAAGTGAGTGTGAGTACACTTTGCACCACCCTGCCAATTCCTTACGTCCAGAACTTCGACGGAAGCGCCATTCCACCTTGCTGGACACAAACCTATAGCGGTGCGCTCACCTCGAACCGTTGGGCCACTTCCAATACCAGTCTTGCCGGTGGACAAGCCTGGGAAATGAAGGCAACCTATCAGAGTGGCGTCGGTGTGTCGCGGCTTATCAGCCCTGCATTCAATACCACAGGCGAATCGCAGATTACACTGCAATTCAGACACTTCTACGATGCATTTTCTTCCACACCCTGGCCCGTAGTCAAAATCCAATCGAGCCCTGATGGTATCAACTGGACCGATGAAGGTTGGTCGATACAAACCGGAACCAATGTCGGACCAGAACTTGTTAGCACAACCATCCTCAACAATGTGGGTGGAACCACTTATGTTGCATGGGTTATTGATGGCGACCACTATAACTTTGACTACTGGTATGTGGATAATGTGCTCGTTGCTGCCGGCATGAGCGTAACAGCTACATCACAAAACCTGAGCTGCTTCGAATCGAACGATGGCTCGATCAGCCTTGAAGTCATTGGCGGAGTGCCTCCTTACAATTTCCTCTGGTTTGGCCCCGATGGTTTCACCTCAACCGATCAGAACCTCACAGGTCTGGCAGCTGGCACCTATACTTACACAGTATTTGACGCCAACAACGTCCAGGTGTCCAACTCGGTAACCCTCACCCAGCCGGCAGCCATACCCGCACCCACGGTGGGTAATGTTACGGTAACTTATAATGGTATGCTGCACACAGTTACAGCTACACCTGCTGCCGGTACCGACCTTGTTTGGTACGACGCAGCCACAGGCGGCAATGTAACTACCGCACCTTTGGCCACCAATGCCGGAATCTACACCGCATGGGCAGTAAGCAAAAACACCGCAACAGGTTGCGAAAGCGCCCGTGTTCAGGCTACGCTTACCATCAATAAAAAACAACTCACCGTGACAGCTGACAATAAGACGGTTTGTCAGAATCAACCCCTGCCTGAACTCACATTCAGCTACAGTGGATTTGTAACTGGTGAAGGTCCGGAGAATCTTGATGCACAGCCGGTAGCAAGCACCACAGCTGTTGCGGGCGGTCCTGCCGGAACCTATCCGATTACCCTGTCGGGTGGAGCAAGCAACAACTATGAATTCACCTATGTCAATGCCACACTTACCATGATCAGCTCGCCTGTGGTTAATGCAGGCGGCGACGGAGCGGTGTGCACATCCGAATCGTTCCCGATTGTGGCTGCTACCGCATCCAACTATACCACCGTGCTCTGGACTACCAGCGGCAATGGTACTTTCAGCAATCCCAACATTGTTAACCCTGTCTATACACCTGGTTCACAGGATATTGCCAACGGCTCTGTCGTACTCACCATCACCGGAGATCCCGGTAGCCAGTGTTCGATGAGCAGCAGCATGACCCTTACCCTGCAGAACGACCTGCCGGTGAGTGTTACCATCAGCCAGGTTACACCGGAGATCTGCATCGGCGCTCCGGCAACCTTCCAGGCCACTCCGGTCAACGGCGGCCTGGCACCCAGCTACCAATGGAAAGTCAATGGAGTGAATGCCGGCACCAACAGCGCTACGTTCACCTATGTACCAGTCAATGGTGATATAGTAACTGTAGTCCTCACTTCGAGCATAGGTTGCGCACTCAACAACCCAGCCACTTCGAATCCGATCGTGGTCAATGTGACTGGCAACCTGATTGCAGGTGTGAGCATCAGCGCCAGCGCCACCACCGTATGTACCGGTACTCCTGTTACCTTCACAGCCATGCCGGTAAATGGCGGCCAGAACCCAAGCTACCAGTGGAAAGTGAACGGCAACGATGCCGGCACCAATAGTGCGGTATTCACCTACACCCCAGCCAATGGCGATGTGGTTACCGTAGTGATGACCTCCAACCATGCCTGTGCTGTTCAGCCAGTGGCTACTTCGAACGCCATCACCATGAATGTGGAACCCCCGCTGCTCGAACTTGCAGCCAACCCCACCCGCGGTGGTACAGTAAGTGGCGGCGGCAACTACGCCTTTGGTACCCAGGTTCCGGTGGTTGCTACACCCACCCCGGGCTGGGAATTTGTGAACTGGAAGGACAAAAACGGCGTGGTGGTTTCGACCAGCCCCGCATTTAGTTTCACCATCACCGAGTGCTACGAACTGCTCACGGCAACCTTCAGCTCGACAGCCAAGATTGCCGGCCAGATCAAGCTGTTCAATGCCGCAGAAACCGTGGTTCCCTCGCCCAACAACCGCAGCGTATTCTACGTACAGCTGTTCGAAGGCGGTCAACCGGTTAGCGACAGGCAGCTGGTTAGCTACAACTTCGAGAATAACCTCGACTCCTACTTTGAGTTCATTGGTGCCGAGTCGGCCAAGACCTACACCCTGCGTGTTTGGGAGCAGGCCAACCAGACCTTCCTGGGCACCTCCTGGATGTGGAACAACTGGGGCGGCCTCAGCTCGATCGACGCCCTTATCCTTGGATTCATGGGTGCAGGCAATCCGGTGCTGACCAGCCTGCCGTGGATTGCACCCGTTGCAGTTCCCGATTATACAGCCTTGTTCACCAAAGTAGCCGACCTTAACAGCTCAGGCGACCTGACCGGTCTGGATGGCCTCTTGTTGCAGTACCGCATTGTGAACGACCCAACCTATCACCCGCTGCCCGGTGGCACACACGACTTCCAGCTTGCAACCGTGCGTCTGGAAAACCATGCGGCCAAGGCGTATCCGCAGGCACCAAGCTCGGTATTCACTCCGTTTGGTGTGTACCAGGCAGGTTCGGTAGCTTCGGGCGTGTATTATGAAGCTACGCTCACAGGCCTCCAGGATGGGCTGAACGTGTATAACGTTTACCTCGTACCTACCGGTGACCTGAATGCTTCGCACAACATCAGCGGCAACAGCAAGAGCAATGCCAGCCTGGCCTTCGAAGGCGTAATCAGCGCTTCGAAAGGCGATGAAATTGTGCTTCCGGTTGTGGCCGACCGCAACCTGATGCTTGGCGCAGCTGGTCTGGGCCTGAAATACAACAAGCAGCTCATCGAGCTCATCAGCGTCGAAGGATTCCCGGTTCACTACATCGACACCAAGGCCGGTGAAGTGAGAATGAGCAAAGTTGAAGTCAACGGCTTCAGCATCAATCAGGGACAGGCCATCGCTACCCTCAGGGTACGTCTGCTGGCTGATGTACATGCCGGTACGCCTTTGTTTGAGCTGCTGCCCATGACCGAGTTTGTTTCGACCAATCTGAACATCGAGGCTGTTACGCTGAAAACCGCCTTTATCGAAACCGGTTCGGGCAATGGCGAACTCAGCGCAAGCCTGATGCACAGCATCTTCCCCAACCCCGCCAGCAATGCCGCTACTTTGCAGTACACCCTGCCGGTGGACAGCAAGGTTAAGGTGGTTGTATATAACAACCTGGGTCAGGAAGTTGCTACCCTGCTCGATGCCAACCAGCAGGCCGGCACACAGCAGCTCACCATCCAGCGGGCTGACCTGCATGGCGCTGGCTCCTACTTCTACCGGATCATTGCCGAAGGCGCACAACGTACATACAGCGTGCGTGGTACCTTTGTGATGACCAGATAA